The genomic window CGGGACGGCGAGGCCATGGCGAGGTTCCTGGAATCGCTCTTCGCCGGGTGGGTCGCCGGCGGCATCGGCACCCTGCTCGCGATCGTCTGGACGGCCGGATTCCTCCCGGACTTCCTGGGCCGGCGGGCCGCGCCGCTGGCCTTCTCCAAGCCCCTCCCGCGATGGGGCCTGCTGCTGGTGAAGGAGCTGGCGGTCCTGGCCTTCGTCGCCTTCCAGGCGACGCTCTTCGTGGGGGGGACGTGGCTGGCCCTGGGCCTCCGCACGGGCTGCTGGGCGGCCGGCTATCTCTGGAGCGTCCCCCTGCTGCTGCTCCACTTCGCGATCATCCACAGCGTCTCCACCCTGCTCGCGGCGAGCACCCGGAACGCGGTCGTCAGCATCCTCGGGTCGGTGGGCGTGTGGTCGCTCTGCGCGGCCATCAACTACGGCCGCCACGCCGCGCGGACGCTCGCCGAGACGGCCCCGGGCGTCGCCGCCGGGTCCGCCCACCTGAACGCCGCCATCGAGGTCGCCTACTGGCTCCTCCCCAAGCCGGCCGACCTCATGCTCCTGCTCGACCGCCTCGCGGGCCCGGCGGGGAACCTCCCGGAGATCCTCGACCGGGCGTCCTACTCGCCCGCGCTCTCGATCTTCAGCTCACTCGCGTTCGTCGCCGCCTTCCTCGGCCTCGCGGCGTGGGAAGTCGAGCGGATCGACTACTGATCCGGCCGGCGTCCCGGGCGGGCCACCCCGCCCGGCATTCAGGGCCCCGGGCCCGCTCACCCCGGGCCCCGTCGCCGCGGATCCCGGTCGCCGAGGCTGCCGATCAGCTCCGCCCGAGTCGGCCACATCCCCGGGCAGCTGCGGGATGCCCCCGCGGGTCGCGGACCTGATCCGCCCGGGGAGCCGGGGTCGAGGCCGGCGAGGTCAGGGGAGCCGGGGCGGGGGCCGGCGGCGGACCCACATCGACCCCCCCCGGGCCGATTCGACCGCGGGGCCGACGACGAGGGAGGGTCGCACCGGGTCGCTTCGTCGCGACGTCGGCCCTCGACGCTCACCCGCCCTGCGCCGGCACGATTCGAACCCACTGGACCTTCTGCGGATCATCCTGGGTCCTCGCGACGCAGGGGGGGAGCGGGACGCCCTGGGCCGGATTCGCCGGCAGCTGGTTGGCCCCTCCCCCCCCGTTCGCGTCGAGGTAGAAGACATTGCCGCACAGCCCCTCCCTCACCATCTGATGGCCGGGGGGGACGCCCGCGAGGAAGCACCACCCGGCAGCATCCTTGATCTTCCAGTCGGAGGCGAAGAAGGGATGTGCATTGGCCGGATTATTGTCCGCGAGCGAGCTCAGGCTGGCGATCAGGCAGACCAGCTGCTTGTCCGAGATCACGCAGTCGAAGGGGCCGTTGGGCTGATGGGCGATCTTCTTGATGCACTGGTTCAGGATCGACCCCACCATCTGGATCTGGTCCCACCGGTCCTGGTCGAAGCTGGCTGGTTTGGTCTTCTCGATCAGGGATCCGGGGTCGTCGCACCTGTGGGAGGAGCCGTTCATCCCGGAGAAGCCGCCGAACTTGGGGCCCGTGAGCGGATCGACGGCGGCGCAGATGTTGTCCGGTTGCGACAGGTCCGCGCTCAGCGCCTGATTGAGGTTCTGGATGGCGACGGCGTTGGGCGTGTTATGCAGCCTGACCAGGTTCTTCCGCAGGGTCTTCTCCGGGATGTCATCCTCGAGGTGCGTGAGGAAATCCGACTTCTTCTTGATCCCGAACTCGCCCCTGAGATCGGCGTCCTGCGGGCTGTTCCTGAGGCGGATCAGCTTCACCATGATGTACGCCGCGCACCAGTAATAGCGCACCGGCAAAATGTGGTGGTATGTCCATCCATTCGCGCCGGGGCAGTGCCCCACCCTCGACGTGTACGGACAGGAGAATTGCAGGGTCGGCATGCCTCTTCCTCCCGCTTGATTGCGGAGATCCCCCGAGCTCGGGCCCATGTCGGGAGGGATTGGCCAACTACGGCTCGTTGGACGACGGGGATTGGCCAAGACCCGCCTTAAGTTACCGGTGCCATGGTCCGTACGCAAGAAGAAATGGTTTAAAATCGTCGCGATCGGGTTCGGCCCCGGAGGCCGGCGAATTCGGGTCGCCGATGCGGTCGGGATCGGAGCCGGCGGGGTCGAGGCCCGCACGATGGGCGGCAACCGGGCCCGGAGCTCGAACCGTTCGCGGGCCTGCCCCTGGACCGCTCGCGGACAGCTCGGGGCGGACCGCAGGCCGTCATCGAGGCGAGGTCGCGGCCTCGACCCGCGTGAGGTTGCCGCCGCCGTCGGCGACGATGGCGAGGAGGCGGGGGCGGGCGCCGGCGGGGCGGAGGGGGAGCTTGACGTCGAGGGTCTGGGAGCGGCCCTTCAGCTCGGCGCCGCCGAGGACGGTGTCGCGCACCTGGTCGAGGAAGACGACGGCCCGCAGGGCGCGGTCGTCGGCCGCCTTGAGGTGGACGACGGCCGAGGCGGAGGGGGACGAGGCCGCCTGGAGGCGGGCCTCGGCCGTCGGGGGGAAGTTGTCGGTGCGGTCGACGTCGGGGAACAGGTGGCGGGAGGCGAACAGCAGGCGGGCGTTTTCGGGCGAGAAGGCGACGGGGCGGGTCCTGGGAGGGGTGGAGGGGTAGTTCAGCTTGAGGCGGCGGAAGCCCTGGCCCATGAGGTCGTTGGGCCCGCGGTTGTCGTGGGGGAGGCCGAGGGCGTGGCCGATCTCGTGGACGGTGGCGCCCCAGCCGTCCTCGATGAACTCGGATCGGGGGGAGTTCATCCGTCGGGTACCGAGGGCGGCGCGGCCCCGGATCGGGGTGGAGTCGCGCAGGTATTTTTTCTCGTCCTCGAAGGTGCGGGCGCAGAACTCGTCGCGGAGCATCCAGGCGGACATGATCGCCAGGCCGCCGTCGGTCGAGGCATTCGAGCCGACGCCGACCGAGCCGTTCCACTCGATCGGGGCGGGGCCGGGGTCGTAGGTCTCGGGGAAGAGGACGATCAGGTGGCGGCCCGGCGAGGCGAGGGCGGCGGGGACCTCCTCGGCGATCCGGTCGAAGTGCTCGAAGGTCGTGTTGAAGTTGGGGGCCTTGTTGTAGTGCGAGGCCGGCATCTTGCCGCGGATCAGGCGGACGATGGGCCGGCCCTGGGCGTCGGCCTCGAAGGGGAGGCCGGCGGTCGGGTGCCCCTTGGCGGCGAGGTCGGCGCGGTAGGCGTCGTTGACGAATTCCATGACGACCCGGATGCGACGCTCGTAGCCCTCGATCGGCTCGCGGTCGGTCGGCACGAAGTAGGCGAGGCGGACCTTCCAGTCGGTCGGCATGAAGCGGATCGAGGCCGGCAGCGCCGCCTTCTCGATCCAGCGGCCCCGGGCCCAGGCCCGCCAGGCCTTCGACCCGCGCATCCGGATCTCGGCCGAGTCGTCGTGGACCCTCAGCCCGATGTCGCGGCCAGGGTCGAGCAGCTCGACCGTGTCGGCCGACCGCGACGTCTCCACGAACCGATAGCGATCGACGCCGTCCACGTACTCGGCCCAGACATTCGCATAATCGTGGATGAGCGCGCTCTCTTGGCCCTCGCCATTGCGGGACAGGAAGGCGTCCCGATCGGGAGCCGCGCCGAGGGCGAAACCGGAGACCAGGGCGATCAGGAGGCGGGCGAGTCGGTCCGGCATGGCGTCCGTGTTCCTTCCGAGCGGACTCGCGGGCGGGTCCGAGGCACCTTGCGTGCGAGTCAGCCCGGCCCCTCACGCCCGAGGCCCGGCGAGGCATCCTGCCGATCATACCGACCTCGCCCGCACCGGCGTCAACACGGGGGAGCTTCGCAGTCAGGCCGGCAATCAGGACATGATGAGAGGCAATGCGGCAGAGCGGCGGATGAGATCGACTCGCGACGGGACCGCGAGTATCCCTGGCTTGTGTGGTCCGCTGTTGAGAATCAGGAC from Aquisphaera giovannonii includes these protein-coding regions:
- a CDS encoding transcriptional regulator — protein: MTGRARARLAAVAWVVRDTFRQAMASRLFWLMLGATGLCVALCLSLGIEGEKPIRVPGEAELFGGDGRPRSGPDPSPGRLTLAFGGFRVLLFRDGEAMARFLESLFAGWVAGGIGTLLAIVWTAGFLPDFLGRRAAPLAFSKPLPRWGLLLVKELAVLAFVAFQATLFVGGTWLALGLRTGCWAAGYLWSVPLLLLHFAIIHSVSTLLAASTRNAVVSILGSVGVWSLCAAINYGRHAARTLAETAPGVAAGSAHLNAAIEVAYWLLPKPADLMLLLDRLAGPAGNLPEILDRASYSPALSIFSSLAFVAAFLGLAAWEVERIDY